The following is a genomic window from Verrucomicrobiales bacterium.
AGCCAGTCAACGCGCAACGGGCCTTTTAAATGGAAGGCGGAGGGAGTGTTGTAGGCAGCAGACTCAGGGGCAAACTCGTGCAGAAACCACATCCACAGCTGGGTCGGGGAAGCCGGATAGACGACGCGTCCGGCGCTTACTTCGACCCGCAGAGGTTTGGCCTTGGGCAGTGCGGATGCGTGGCTAACGACATGACTGGCCAGCGGGCTTGATTGCGACAAACGCTGAGCGAGCTTTTCCCTCTCTTCCGAACTCAGCGCGGCGAGACGCCGCTTGAGTTCCGTCAGCTCAGCTGTGGAGTTTTGCTGAGGCTCGCTCATGATGCTCCGTTGAGTAAGCGCTTCTGCTCGTCCGCGGTGAGACCCTTCATCGCTTCGGCCAGCTCGTTAATCTCCTTCTCGGCTACCATCTCTTCCAAGCGGGCAGCGAACAAGCTCACGAACGGAAGTCGGAAGATGAGCGGAACGGGCAGTTCCAGGCCCAACACGGACTGCAGCCGACTCAACACCTGCGTCGCCCGCAACGAATCGCCACCGCGGCTAAAGAAATTATCGTTCCGCCCCAGGCTCTCAACCGCCAAGACTTCGGCAAAGATCGCGACCACCCGCCGCTCCATGTCGGTCGTGGGAGGCTCATACGGCACGTGAAGCTCCGCGCGCAGAAGAGAAGCCAACGTGATTCTCTGGACCTTGCCCGTCGGCCCCTTGGGAATGTCGGACCGGAGGAGGATCCGGCTCGGAACCTTGAAGGCTGGCAGCCGGTCCAGCAGGAATCCGCGCAGCGCGGCCTCGCTGACAGAGCTCCCAATCCTCGGCACCACCAAGGCAGCGATATCCTCCCCGAGCGACGAATGCGGGATGGCAAAAGCCACGGCCTGGCTCACGCCCGGATGCGCCAACAGCTGTTCGTCGATTTCACGCGGCGCGATCTTTTCACCGCCCCGATTGATCAACTCCTTAAGCCGCCCGGTGATCGTCAGGTAACCATCCGCATCCAGATATCCCTGGTCTCCGGTGCGCAACCAGCCATCACAGAAAGCGGCTGCATTGGCATCCGGATTGTTGGCATACCCCAGGGTCACATTCGCTCCCCGGATCGCCACCTCTCCGACCGCACCGTGGCTTAGTCGAGCGCCTTTCTCATCTAAAATCGCGACCTCAGGACCTGCTGGCAGGCCAACGGTGCCAGGTTTGCGAACCCGAGGCGGAAGCGGATTGCTGGCCATCTGATGCGCCGCCTCGGTCATGCCATACGATTCCACCACCGGAACTTCGAAGATCTCCTCCAAGCCGGCCATGACCGAGGGAGGAAGTGCTGCCGAGGAGGATCGAATGAATCGTAGCTTCCCCCGCGTAGGTTTGGCTTCCAAGCGTTGCACCTCCGTTAAGATGGCTTGATGCATGGTCGGGACGGCGGTGAACCACGACGGTTCCCAACGTTCCAGCCAGCCCAGGAATTGCCGTGCATCGAAAGCCGGACTGCAAACGGCACATCCCCCTGCTGCCAGAGACGCAAGAACTCCCGCGACCAGCCCGTGAATATGAAACAGGGGCATCGCATTGAGACAGAGATCGGACTCTGCGAGTTGTAGGGTTTCGACGATGTGAGCGGCCGAAGCCGTCAGATTGCGATGCGTGAGCGGGACGATCTTAGGGCGCGAAGTCGTTCCGGAGGTGTGGAGCACCAAGGCGACGTCATCGACCAAAGCCAGCCCGGTTTTCTCTGTCGCCAACTGTGCGTCACGTCCGTTTGCGATGCGGAGATCGCCGCTGCCGCCCCCCTGCCATTCCAACACAGGCACCCCTAGCGCCATCGCAGCTCGACGAGCCGCCGAGTCCCAGCCGGCGGATACCACCAACGCACTCGCCTTCAAATCCTCCAGATAGAAGGTGAAATCTCCCTCTTGATAAGCGGGATTCAGGGGGGCAACCGTGGTCGCTGAAGCGAGGGCCAAAAACGCAACGGCCAGTTCAGGGCCGGCGGGCATGACCAACGCCACACAATCGCCGCGACCGATCCCGGCGCGGTTCAGAGCCTCGCCCACACTCTCGACCCGATGCCAGAGATCTCGATGCGACAGCGAAAAGCCGCTTTCGCCCGCAAGAGCCGGTCGCGTTCCAAGACGATCGCAGTTGCGCTTTAAAAGCTCAGGAATCGACCCGGAGCCAGGAGTAACAACATCTAACATGAGAAAAACTCAAAACACATCAATCACCAACCCAGGGAACCTGGGCAGCGCCCACGGAACACATTGTTGTATCGGCCAGAACATCAAG
Proteins encoded in this region:
- a CDS encoding AMP-binding protein — translated: MLDVVTPGSGSIPELLKRNCDRLGTRPALAGESGFSLSHRDLWHRVESVGEALNRAGIGRGDCVALVMPAGPELAVAFLALASATTVAPLNPAYQEGDFTFYLEDLKASALVVSAGWDSAARRAAMALGVPVLEWQGGGSGDLRIANGRDAQLATEKTGLALVDDVALVLHTSGTTSRPKIVPLTHRNLTASAAHIVETLQLAESDLCLNAMPLFHIHGLVAGVLASLAAGGCAVCSPAFDARQFLGWLERWEPSWFTAVPTMHQAILTEVQRLEAKPTRGKLRFIRSSSAALPPSVMAGLEEIFEVPVVESYGMTEAAHQMASNPLPPRVRKPGTVGLPAGPEVAILDEKGARLSHGAVGEVAIRGANVTLGYANNPDANAAAFCDGWLRTGDQGYLDADGYLTITGRLKELINRGGEKIAPREIDEQLLAHPGVSQAVAFAIPHSSLGEDIAALVVPRIGSSVSEAALRGFLLDRLPAFKVPSRILLRSDIPKGPTGKVQRITLASLLRAELHVPYEPPTTDMERRVVAIFAEVLAVESLGRNDNFFSRGGDSLRATQVLSRLQSVLGLELPVPLIFRLPFVSLFAARLEEMVAEKEINELAEAMKGLTADEQKRLLNGAS